In Euzebya sp., the genomic stretch TCCCGCGCCTGTGAGGACGCCCGTGCCCTCGTCGACCTCCTGGACCCGATCCGCGCGCTCGAGGCGGCCGGGTTCGAGTAGGCGCCTCGGGTGGCAGGGCGGCCGCTACGCTGCCGGCCATGCGCATCGGCATCCTGCGGTTCCCCGGCACCTGCGACGACCGCGACAGCGCCTACGCGATCCGGACGATCGGCCACGAACCGGTCGTGCTGTGGCACGGCGACGCCGACCTGCAGGGCGTCGAGGCCGTCGTGGTCCCCGGCGGGTTCAGCTACGGGGACTACCTGCGCGCCGGCGCGATCGCCCGGTTCAGCCCGGCCATGCGATCGGTCGCCCAGCTGGCGGCGGACGGCGGGCGGGTGCTGGGCATCTGCAACGGGTTCCAGGTGCTCTGCGAGGCCGGCCTGCTCCCCGGCGCCCTGACGCGCAACGTCGGGCTGCGCTTCACCCACCGCCTGCAGCACCTCCGTGACGAGGCAACCGGGCGGGTCCTCGCCATCCCGCTGAAGAACGGCGAGGGCCGCTACGTCCACCCCGATCCCACGGCGCTCGCCGCCGGCGGACAG encodes the following:
- the purQ gene encoding phosphoribosylformylglycinamidine synthase subunit PurQ → MRIGILRFPGTCDDRDSAYAIRTIGHEPVVLWHGDADLQGVEAVVVPGGFSYGDYLRAGAIARFSPAMRSVAQLAADGGRVLGICNGFQVLCEAGLLPGALTRNVGLRFTHRLQHLRDEATGRVLAIPLKNGEGRYVHPDPTALAAGGQVLARYCEPDGAVTDAANPNGSVAGIAGVTNTAGNVAGLMPHPEHAVDALVGWGSTDGRGLLLERLIGQPVPA